The following DNA comes from Limnobacter sp. SAORIC-580.
CTGATCGGCGCGCAATCCAACTTGCCTGTGCTGCAAGTGAAGAAGGGAGCGGCGCGATGAAACCCAATGATTTGCTGAACAAAGCACAGGCCCAACTGGACCAGCTAAACAGCAGGGAACGAAAACTGGTGACGTATGGCGGCGCATTGGCAGCGGTGCTGATTGCCTGGTTTGTACTCATTGAACCTGCACTCCTGACCATACAACAAGGCCCCACCAACCAAGCCGCGCTGGTGGACAAGGCAGGCCAGGTGATGCGCGCTGCGCAAGACCTGGAAGCCCTGCGAGGTGCACGATCGCGCGTTGTAGTGCCTGAAAGCGATTTGCAGGCACGCCTGCAACAGCTACTTGAAGAACAGGGCATAGCCGAGCAAGCCACACTGGTGCGCACCGAGGAAGGCGACATCCGGGTGGAATTCGACAATGTCCCAGCCAGTGGTTTTCTGGCCTGGATGGCGCGCGCCGAGGCCATTTCCAGCATCACCTTGAACCAGGCCGAGGTGGAGAAAGTGCAAGCCGGTGTGTTGAAAGGTTACGTTACCTTGTTGCCAGCCAGCCAAGGAAACACAGGCGCCCCCCAATGAAACGTTTGCGTGGGTTGTGGCCGTTTGCCTTGATTGCCCTGGCTGTGCTGGTGTGGAACTACCCGGTGTATGCCGTATCGGGCAGCATTGAATCTGCAAGCGGCGGCAAGGTTCGGGTGTTGAGCAGCCATGGGTCGGTGTGGGCTGGGCAAATGCAGTTGGGCCTGTCCGATGGCGCGCGGGTATATGCCATTCCAGAGGCTTTGGCCTGGCACCTTCGACTGGGTGGCGATGCAAGCTGGCTGGGAATTGAAATAACACACCCGAAATTCGTACAGCCTTTGCATCTGGGATTCACCGGCGCAGGTATTACTGTGAGTAGTGGCGAGCTTCGCATGCCCGCAGCCTGGCTGGGGGCAACAGGTGCGCCCTTCAATACCATTCGACCCGAGGGCCTGTTGCAGTTAAGCTGGCTTGAATGGCAAAGCGGCAAGAGCATAAATGCCACGCTGAAATGGCTGGATGCCCAATCGGCGCTGGCCAGTATTCGACCCTTGGGTGAATATGTCATCACCGTGACAGGAAATCCTGATACAAGATTAGACATGACACTGGCGACCAACAAAGGCCCCTTGATGCTGGAGGGAAGTGGTCAGTGGACGAACGGACAACGATTTGTATTCAATGGGTATGCCAGTGCGCAAGAACGCAGCAAGGATGCGTTGACGGGCCTGCTCAGCCAGATGGGACGACTTGAAGGCGATCGCTATCGCTTGGGTGTATTTTGATGAAAGAAGCAAAAATAAAAGGAACAGTGAGCTTGAACACTGCACGCATGGGACAAATGAAACGCTCGCTTTTGAGCATTGCACTGGCTTCGATGGGCTTGGGACTGGGCGTTGCAGGCCATGCACAAAACCTGAACCTTCAAAGCACAGCGCGGGTACAAAACAGCCAGGAAGACAAGTTCGCATTGAACTTTGTGAATGCAGACATTGACGCCGTGGTGCGTGCCATTGGCTCGTTCACCAATCAAACATTCGTTGTAGACCCTCGCGTGCGCGGTACGATTTCGCTGGTTTCGCCCCAACCCCTGAGCGCGGCCGATGCCAAGAATGCCCTGTTGGCTGCCCTGCGCCTGCAAGGTTTTACGATTGTTGAAAGCGGCGGCATAGCCCGCGTTTTGCCTGAAAACGATGCCAAAGTTCAAGCCGACAGTGTAGATCCCCGCAAAGCCATGAACCAAAGCGGCAATGCGATCGTGACGCAAGTGTTTCAGCTGAACTATGAATCGGCCACCGCACTGGTGCCAGTTCTGCGCCCGTTGATTGCTCCCAACAACACGATTGCTGCTTACCCCAACAACAACACGCTGGTGATTACTGATTACGCAGACAACCTGCAACGAATCGCCCGAATTATTGCCAGCATTGATGGCCCATATTCAGGCGACCTGGAAGTGGTGCCCCTTGAGCATGCCCTGGCCGTGGATTTGGCCGCCATTCTGGGCCGCATGCTGGATGAAGGCAACCGGGGTACGGGTGCTGCGGTCGATGCAGGCCAACGCCTGTCGGTAATGGCCGACCCACGCACCAACTCGCTGTTGCTGCGCACGCCCAGCAAAGCCCGCCTGAACCTGGCGAAGGCCCTGATTGCAAAACTGGACCAACCCACCAAACAACCCGGCAATGTGTGGGTGGTGTACCTGAAAAATGCCGAGGCAGCCAAGCTGGCGAAAACGTTGCAGGCTGTGCTCAGCAGCAGCCCGATTTCAGACAACAACAGCTCGTCTGGTCTAAGTTCACTGTCCGGCGGCCTTGCTGGTGGATTGGGAGGTGACACCTCCAACACCAACAACAGCACACGCAACATTACCAACGGCAGCGCTGGCCTCGGAGGCTCCAGTAGCCTTGGGTCTTCGCTGGGTGGTGGCACCTCCAGCGGGCAACTGAGCGCCGCTTCGGGCAATGTAGATTTGAACAACGGCGGCATTGTGCAGGCCGACCCCTCCACCAATTCGCTGATTATTACTGCACCCGAACCCATTTACCGTAACCTGCGCTCCATCATCGAAAAGCTGGATGTACGCCGTGCGCAGGTATTCGTAGAGTCACTGATTGTTGAAGTGTCTACCGACAAAGCTGCCGAGTTTGGTATTCAATTTCAAGGCTTGTCGGGCGTGGGCGCTGACGGTGTACGTGTCATTGGTGGCACCAACTTCAACGATCCAGGTTCTGGCAGCAATATCTTGGGTGCAGCCACCAATCTGGGCTCTGTGGGCCGCGGCCTGAACATTGGTGTGATTGATGGGCAAGTGAACATTCCCGGCATTGGTACCATTTCCAACCTGGGCTTTTTGGCCCGTGCGCTGGAAAGCAAGGCCAACGCCAACATTCTATCTACTCCAAACATTCTGACGCTGGACAATGAAGAAGCCAAAATCGTGATTGGCCAGAACGTGCCTTTCATTACCGGGCAATTCACCAACAGCGGAGGCAATGGGGCCACGGTCAACCCGTTCCAGACCATTGAGCGACAGGATGTAGGTTTGACCTTGCGCGTAAAGCCGCAGGTGTCCGAGGGCGGCATTGTGAAACTGGGTATTTTTCAGGAAGTGAGCTCGGTGGTGGACAGCACCAACGTGTCGGGCATTATTACCAACAAGCGATCCATTGAAAGCAATGTGCTGGTAGAAACAGGCAACATCATTGTGCTAGGTGGATTGGTTGAAGACCGGGTCACCGGCAACGAGGAAAAGGTGCCGGGTTTGGGCGACGTGCCCGTGCTGGGGCAGTTTTTCCGCTATGACAACCGCCGTCGCCAGAAAACCAACCTGATGGTATTTTTGCGGCCCGTGGTAGTGCGCAACGAGGACCAGGCCCAAAGCATTGTAACGAACCGATACGATTACATGCGCCAGCTTCAACAGGAAAACCAGCCCGAGAGACGCTTTGGTTTGCCCAATATGGAGGCACCTGTGCTGCCCAGCCGCCGCCCAGCCGATGTGGCGCGCCCCAACACGGTGGCGCCTGCCCAAGGCAATGGGGACTCGATCAACCTGACGCCAAGCAACCGAATTCTGGTGATTCCCCGCGCCGGTGAAAGCAGCAGCAATTCGGAGGTAGGTCCCAATGGCGGTCGTATAATTCGCGGCCGAACTTCAGGAAATACGCCCTGATGGAACTGCGCTTCAACCCACAAACAGTTGGCCGCCTGCACTACGGTTTTGCCCGGCAAAACCAGGTGCTGTGCCTGGATGCTCAAAGTGAATTGTGGCGCTTGGCATTCAGCCCGCGTACGCCCAGCCACGCGCTAATCGAAGCGCAACGCGTTGCGCCCTGCCCCATTGACTGGGTGTTTTGCGAAGACGCCGTGGTGCTTGAAAAAACAATCAACCAGGCTTACTCAAACCAGGAAACCAGCGCGGCGGCTGTGGCCGATGAAGTGGCAGGCGACCTGGACCTGGACCAGTTGATGCAAGACATTCCGGCGGTTGAAGACCTGCTGGAAACCGAAGACGACGCACCGATTATTCGAATGATCAACGCCTTGCTGACGCAGGCCAGCCGCGATGGTGCATCAGATATTCACATTGAGGCGTTCGAGACCCACTCAGCTGTGCGATTCCGGGTGGATGGAACGTTACGCGATGTGTTGCAACCCCGCCGTGAATTGCACTCGGCCCTGATTTCACGCATCAAGATCATGGCCAGCCTGGACATTGCCGAAAAACGTTTGCCGCAAGACGGCCGCATTACCCTGCGCATTGGCGGCAAACCCATGGATGTGCGTGTTTCGACCTTGCCCACAGGCCACGGCGAACGTGCGGTGCTGCGTTTGCTGGACAAGGAAGCGGGCCGGCTTGAGCTGAGCCGCTTGGGCATGCCCGAGCACACCCTGAAGGAAATGGACCGGCTGTGCAACATGCCACATGGCATTATTTTAGTGACGGGTCCAACGGGGTCGGGCAAAACCACTACACTGTACGCTGCGTTGTCGCGCATTGATTCTTCCACAACGAATGTAATGACCGTGGAAGACCCTGTGGAATACGATTTACCTGGCATTAGCCAAACCCCGGTGAACGCGAAAATCGACATGACTTTTGCCAAGGCCTTGCGCGCAATTTTGCGCCAAGACCCGGATGTAATCATGATTGGTGAAATACGCGACCTTGAAACCGCACAAATTGCGGTGCAGGCGTCGCTGACGGGGCACTTGGTTTTGGCCACCCTGCACACCAACGATTCCGTGAGTGCTGTGACGCGCCTGGTCGACATGGGCGTTGAACCATTTTTGTTGTCCTCAAGCCTCTTGGGTGTATTGGCCCAGCGCCTGGTACGCCGCCTTTGCCCACATTGCAAAACCAGCACCCTGGATGAGCACGGCGACACGCATTGGCATGCCAATGGCTGCGACCAGTGCGGCCACACAGGCTACATAGGCCGTACCGGTGTATACGAACTGTTTACGATTGACGATGAATTGCGCACCATGGTGCACAACGAAAACTCGGAAGCCGAAATGCGCCAGCGCGCACAGGCCAAGGGCATGAAGAACATGCGGGAGGACGGCCAACGATGGGTGACCAGTGGTACCACCACGCTGGAAGAACTGCTTCGAGTCACGAGAGACTGAACGAGAGACTAGGCAAATATGGCAGTTTTTCGATACGAGGCATTAAACGCCCAAGGCAAAACAGTAAAGGGCTCGATGGAGGCCGATTCCCCGCGAGCTGCACGCAACCAGATGCGCATGCAAGGCATGACACCGATTGAAGTGCTGGAGGTGGGCAGCGCGAAAATGACCGGCAAGAAAGCTGGGCGCTTTGACCGGGAGTTGAGTAACCGCGAAGTTGTGCTTCTAACCAGGCAACTGGCGAGCCTTCTGCAAGCCCGCCTGGCACTGGCCCAAGCCTTGGCTGCGCTGGTTGAGCAGGCTGAAAAGCCCTTGATTCGGGAGCGCATCAACAGCATTCGCTCAGAAGTGGTTTCAGGCACACCGCTGAGCCAGGCGCTTGCGCAATATCCAAAAGCCTTTCCTGAGATGTACGTGGCCACTGTGGCCGCTGGTGAAAACACCGGTGATTTGGGCGGCGTATTGTCCAAACTGGCCGATGCGCTGGAAGCCCGCCAAGCCCTGCAGCAAAAGGTAAGCGCGGCATTCATTTACCCAGCCATTGTGACCGTGGTCGCATTGATGGTCGTGATTGGCTTGCTCACCTATGTGGTACCACAAGTGGTGTCTGTATTTGAAAGCAACAATCAGGCTTTGCCCACACTCACGGTGGTGATGATTGCCTTGTCAGACCTGCTTCGCGACTGGGGATGGTTAATGGCATTGGCGCTGGCAATGGCGATTTACCTGTTTCGCAATGCGCTGAAAAACAAAGCATTCAAACTGAAATTCGATGAATTCGTGTTGACCATTCCGGTAGTGGGCCCATTCATTCGCGCAGTGAACACAGCACGCTTGGCCTCGACACTCTCGATATTGGTGGGCAGCGGCGTTCCGATTTTGAAAGCCTTGGCCGCCGCAAACCGCACATTGGGCAACAGTGCCTTGCAACTGGCCATGGTCGATGTTCAGGAGCGCGTAAAAGAAGGCAGTGGCTTGAGCAAGGCCATGGGAAAAAGCGGTTTGTTTCCGCCGGTGCTGACTCATCTTGTGGCCAGCGGCGAAGCCACAGGGCAACTGGCTGCCATGTTGGAACGTGCCTCAGACAGCCAGCGCACCGAGGTGGAACGCAAAGCGATGTGGCTCACCAGCTTGATGGAACCCATACTTATTTTAGTGATGGGCCTTATTGTGTTATTGATTGTACTGGCGGTGATGATGCCGATTATTGAAGTCAACCAATTGATCCAATGAACATACAAAGCAGAACAGAAGTTGGACAAAACACCATTCGCGTGATGCTGGTGGACGACGACGACCGCATTCAGCAAGCGCTGCGCCAGGCCATTGAAACCCACCCTGAACTGAACCTGGTTGGGCAGGCCTACACTTTGAAAGACGCTCTCGCCGTGGTTGGAGAGCTGCAACCTGAAGTGGTGCTGGTTGACCTCGGCCTGCCCGATGGCAGTGGGTTGGAGCTGATTGCCCACATTCACCAACACATGCCTGGTTGCGAGAGCATGGTATTGACCGTGTTTGGTGATGAATCACATGTGATCTCAAGCATCGAGGCAGGGGCTACGGGCTACCTCACGAAAGACACACGCACTGCCGACATTCTTGATCGATTAAAACAACTGCGCGCTGGTGGCTCCCCAATAAGCCCTGTGATTGCCCGGCGATTGCTGAACCGGTTTCGCGGGGTGCCCACACCCGATCAACTCCCCACCAGCAAAACATCGGCGAATCAGGAATTCACACCCTTGTCGGAACGGGAGCAACAGGTGCTGGAAATGGTGGCCAAGGGATTTATGCAAGCTGAAATTGCCGATATTCTCGGCGTGTCCATCAACACCATCAGCACCTACATCAAACGGATTTACAAAAAACTTGCAGTGAATTCCCGCACCAGCGCAGTTCACCGCGCCAATGCTTTGGGATTGATCAATTTAAAAGACTGCTAAAACAATGCCAGGTGCCCAACTAAAGCCCGCGTCAAGCTGGGTACAACGACTTGGCCTGTTTTATGTATTGGCCGTGTGTATCGCATTAAGCGGTGCTGCCCTGCTTTTTTACGAAATCGCCAAAGCCACCCCCTCAGATCCAGGCGCCATTGAATTAGGTATGGCGCGCTTTGCGGCCCACACTGATTACCAAACCGAGCCGCCTGCGCACCTGGCAACAGCCACGGTGGTGCTATTGCCCCACCGAATCGACAACAAGTTGCGAGGCCCGGGCGGCTTTTACTGGTATGAAATGGATTTCACCGTGCTGCCGGAGAGCCGCATCGAGGCACTCTACATTCCACGCTTTGCCATGAATGCGGAGGTATACCTGAATGGCGAGCGTATCGGTTACTTTGGCCCTATGACAGGCGCGTATGCAGAGCGCAACTGGAATCGCCCCCAAATTTTGAATCTGAGTGCCCGGGTTTTGCAGCCCGGCAAAAACACACTGGCCATTCAAGTGCGGGCCTTTCCCGACTACTTGGCGGGCTTGTCTTCAATTTGGCTGGGCTCGGATGAAAACCTGCGCGAGGCCTACCGTTCGCGTTACGAGGTACAAGTGACTTCGGTTTACCTGAGCACAGCCTTTGTGTTGGGCGCAGGCATTGTGTTAACCATTCTGATTGGGATGGGCAAAACACGCAGCGGCCTGCTGATGTTGCTGGCTGCCACCTGTTTTTTGTGGGGCATTCGAAACCTGGCATTTTTGACCACAGTACCACCCGTTGAACATGGGCTGTGGATACAAATTACCCAAGGCGGCTTGCTGGTGTTCGCCAGTGTGATTGTGCTGTTGATCCTTTTGTATTGCCGTGTTCCCAAACACAGGCTTGAATGGAAAATATGGGGTGCCTACACAGCAAGCTTTCCGGTGCTGCTGATGATCAATGAAAACTGGGCACTGCGCCTGGTGGGCTACTACGGCATTCTTGGCTTGTGCATGTACAGCTGGAATGTGTTGCAACTGATGCGCTATGGCAACAGCAAGCAGTCGCTGGCACCGCACGCCTTCGGATTCGGCTTGCTGTGTTACATGGCCTTGAGTGTGTCTGATCTGCTTTTTCTCGCAGGCATTTTGCCCTTCGACGGTTATTTTTTGAACCAGTACATGGGCATTGCCATGTTTCTGGCCATGAGCTACTTTTTGATTGACCGATACAGCGGTTTGCTGGCTGAGTCGGATCGTTTCAATGAAACACTTCAAAATCGCCTGCTGGAGCGGGAGGCCGAACTGGCAGCGCAGTACCAGCGCTTGCAAAAAATTGATGAAGACAAGGTGAAAATGGCAGAGCGCCAACGTTTAATGGCCGACATGCACGACGGCTTGGGAGCCCACCTGGTGGCCGCAATTCACCACCTTCAATCCTCCAACTTCAATCGCAAAAACACATTAAACCTGCTTGAATCGGGCTTGCGAGATTTGCAGCTGACCATCGACTCGCTCGAACCAATTGAACAGGACCTGACTACCTTGCTGGGCGCATTCCGTTACCGTATCGCTGACAACATGCGCAGTGCGGGCATTCGGCTGCATTGGGTGATTGATGAAGACATACCCCCCATTCCCTACCTGGATGCACGCAACTGCCTGCATGTTCTGCGCATTGTTCAGGAAATTTTTACGAATATTTTGAAACACGCCAACGCCAGCGAAGTAAGCCTGCATGTTTCAAGGGGACCAAAATATGTGGGTGTTCATATTCAAGACAACGGCGTAGGATTTGTACTGGAAAGAAGCCAGCACGGCAGGGGTTTAAAAAACCTGAAACAGCGTGCGAGCGCTTTGGGCGGCAGCATTGATATTCACGCTGAAGCTGGGCAAGGCACCCGTTTTCTGCTCAAATTACCCTTGGACACCTAAACCGGCAAATCATGAACGCGCGAGATCTTGATCACATTGAAGCCAAGCCAGTCGGTGTGATCTTGGTCGAGGATGAACCCGCCACGCAAGACCACCTGACCCGCGTGATTGACTCCTCCCCTCACCTGACATTGCTCGGCGTGGCCAGCACCGTTCAAGACGCCTACTCCCTGTTGTTCATGACCAACCCGAAAGTTGCGCTGATCGATTTGGGTTTGCCCGATTCATCAGGCATTGAGGTGATTGAGTGGCTTAGCAAACACAAACCTGAAACAGAGTGCCTGGTGATTACTGCATTTGGTGATGAAGACCATGTGGTGAGAAGCCTGGAGGCCGGCGCAAGCGGCTACCTGCTGAAAGACTATTCCAACGAAGAATTGATTGAGCACATTCTGGAAGTGGCCAACGGCGGTTCGCCCATTAGCCCGTTGATTGCACGCCAGTTGCTGTCAAAAATGCAAATGCCGCGCGCTCTCGATGCCGATTGTGCTCAAAGCAAGGCCGATCAAGATGAATCGCAAAAAGCATGCAGCATTACCGACCGGGAATTGAAGGTAATTCAACAAGTGGCCCGTGGTTTTACAGCGCAGGAAATTGCAGCGCAAATGGGTATTTCAACCCACACGGTGGCGACTCACGTGAAGCGCATTTACAAAAAACTGCACGTGCACAGCAGGTCTGAAGCGGTGTATGAAGCCACCCTTCTGGGGCTGCTTGACCTTTGAGCCTGACTCCCGCCGACCGCCTGTTTATTGGGCGTTTCCTGCTTCTTTTTGTGGCGACACTGGTTGTGGCGTTGTTAGGTACATTCAAAGCCCCACTGCCCGCCCTGGGTGACAAGAATTCACACCAGCAAGCCTATTTGTTTCAGCAGGCCAAGGTACTTTTCTCCAATGACCCCACCTTGAGCGCCGGTGATGTGTTGTCGCTGAACGCAAAAAAAACCGTGGTACTTCCCGATTCCTGGGACACGACACAACCTTCATTTGAAGGCCAGGGCTGGTATCAAATCGATTTTCGCCTGGACCCCGACAAACCCGTTCCCAACGCGGTGTTCGTGCCAAGGGCCATCATGAATGCCCATGCATACTTGAATGGTCACTGGATTGGCGGGCTGGGCACCCTTGAAGGCGACATTACCCGACACTGGAATTACCCCTACCTGTTCCAGTTTTCGCCCGACCTGCTTGCCCCCGGTAACAACACCTTGCTGATTCAGGTTGCAGGCTACAAAAACTACCGAAGCGGACTGGGCAGGGTATGGCTGGGACCCAATAGCGTACTTGAACCCATGTATGAATCGTCGTACCGCTGGCAAGTGACCGGGTCGATGCTGGCCACCCTGGTAGCCTTTGCCAGTGGTGTGTTGTTGCTGTTGTTTGCACGGGTATTTCGGGAACAGGAAGGGTTTTTTTTCTTCAGCCTTGCCGTGATAATTTTTGCCATTCGCAACACTGGCTATTTCATGGACTGGATTCCCCTGCCCCACGCGCAGTGGGGCCAGTTGGTCCACAGCCTGCATGCGTGGTTCGCCTGCCTGTATGGGTTGTTCCTGATCCGCTACATGAACCTGGGGTGGACGTGGATTCCCAGAGGGCTGGTGGCCTACGCAATAGCAGTGTCGCTGATCACACTCACTGCGGGCAGTGAGCAAATACTGAATTTCACATTCTGGCTGCTGTTACCGGTAATTCCAGTGGTGTTTGTTCTCAACGTACTGCTGCTGAGCCATTCCTGGCGTACGCGCAACTTTGAAGGCGCCATACTGGGTTGCAGTTCGCTGTTGTTTGTGTTGCTCAGCATTCGTGATTTGGCCACCATGCTGAACCTGCTGCCGATTGAATCCATTCTGCTTTCGCAGTACACCGGCATTTTGTTGTTTGTGTCGGCTTGCTGGGTTATTTTCAGGCGCTACCGAGCCTTGTTGCAAGAACTGAAAACGTCGAACGATTCGCTGAACTCCGAGTTGGCGATTCGCGAACAGCAGCTGTTTCGCCAATTCAATTTGCTGCGCAAAATTGAGCAGCAACGTGCCCAGGACGATGAACGACGACGCATTATGCAAGACATTCACGATGGGGTCGGTTCCAGTTTGGTGTCGGCCCTGAACCTGAGCGAAACCAAGCCCTTGAGCCAGGATGAAATGCGCGATGTATTGCAGGAGTGCCTCGATGATTTGCGCATGGCGATTGATTCACTCGACCCGCAAAGCGACGACCTCTTGGCGCTGTTGGGTAATTTCCGGTGGCGCTATGAACGCCGCTTGAAAGCCAGCGGTGTAACGCTGCTGTGGAGTGTGGCTGACATTCCAAAACTGGAGGGCTACAGCT
Coding sequences within:
- the gspM gene encoding type II secretion system protein GspM, translating into MKPNDLLNKAQAQLDQLNSRERKLVTYGGALAAVLIAWFVLIEPALLTIQQGPTNQAALVDKAGQVMRAAQDLEALRGARSRVVVPESDLQARLQQLLEEQGIAEQATLVRTEEGDIRVEFDNVPASGFLAWMARAEAISSITLNQAEVEKVQAGVLKGYVTLLPASQGNTGAPQ
- the gspN gene encoding type II secretion system protein N; this translates as MKRLRGLWPFALIALAVLVWNYPVYAVSGSIESASGGKVRVLSSHGSVWAGQMQLGLSDGARVYAIPEALAWHLRLGGDASWLGIEITHPKFVQPLHLGFTGAGITVSSGELRMPAAWLGATGAPFNTIRPEGLLQLSWLEWQSGKSINATLKWLDAQSALASIRPLGEYVITVTGNPDTRLDMTLATNKGPLMLEGSGQWTNGQRFVFNGYASAQERSKDALTGLLSQMGRLEGDRYRLGVF
- the gspD gene encoding type II secretion system secretin GspD, translating into MKEAKIKGTVSLNTARMGQMKRSLLSIALASMGLGLGVAGHAQNLNLQSTARVQNSQEDKFALNFVNADIDAVVRAIGSFTNQTFVVDPRVRGTISLVSPQPLSAADAKNALLAALRLQGFTIVESGGIARVLPENDAKVQADSVDPRKAMNQSGNAIVTQVFQLNYESATALVPVLRPLIAPNNTIAAYPNNNTLVITDYADNLQRIARIIASIDGPYSGDLEVVPLEHALAVDLAAILGRMLDEGNRGTGAAVDAGQRLSVMADPRTNSLLLRTPSKARLNLAKALIAKLDQPTKQPGNVWVVYLKNAEAAKLAKTLQAVLSSSPISDNNSSSGLSSLSGGLAGGLGGDTSNTNNSTRNITNGSAGLGGSSSLGSSLGGGTSSGQLSAASGNVDLNNGGIVQADPSTNSLIITAPEPIYRNLRSIIEKLDVRRAQVFVESLIVEVSTDKAAEFGIQFQGLSGVGADGVRVIGGTNFNDPGSGSNILGAATNLGSVGRGLNIGVIDGQVNIPGIGTISNLGFLARALESKANANILSTPNILTLDNEEAKIVIGQNVPFITGQFTNSGGNGATVNPFQTIERQDVGLTLRVKPQVSEGGIVKLGIFQEVSSVVDSTNVSGIITNKRSIESNVLVETGNIIVLGGLVEDRVTGNEEKVPGLGDVPVLGQFFRYDNRRRQKTNLMVFLRPVVVRNEDQAQSIVTNRYDYMRQLQQENQPERRFGLPNMEAPVLPSRRPADVARPNTVAPAQGNGDSINLTPSNRILVIPRAGESSSNSEVGPNGGRIIRGRTSGNTP
- the gspE gene encoding type II secretion system ATPase GspE produces the protein MELRFNPQTVGRLHYGFARQNQVLCLDAQSELWRLAFSPRTPSHALIEAQRVAPCPIDWVFCEDAVVLEKTINQAYSNQETSAAAVADEVAGDLDLDQLMQDIPAVEDLLETEDDAPIIRMINALLTQASRDGASDIHIEAFETHSAVRFRVDGTLRDVLQPRRELHSALISRIKIMASLDIAEKRLPQDGRITLRIGGKPMDVRVSTLPTGHGERAVLRLLDKEAGRLELSRLGMPEHTLKEMDRLCNMPHGIILVTGPTGSGKTTTLYAALSRIDSSTTNVMTVEDPVEYDLPGISQTPVNAKIDMTFAKALRAILRQDPDVIMIGEIRDLETAQIAVQASLTGHLVLATLHTNDSVSAVTRLVDMGVEPFLLSSSLLGVLAQRLVRRLCPHCKTSTLDEHGDTHWHANGCDQCGHTGYIGRTGVYELFTIDDELRTMVHNENSEAEMRQRAQAKGMKNMREDGQRWVTSGTTTLEELLRVTRD
- the gspF gene encoding type II secretion system inner membrane protein GspF, which translates into the protein MAVFRYEALNAQGKTVKGSMEADSPRAARNQMRMQGMTPIEVLEVGSAKMTGKKAGRFDRELSNREVVLLTRQLASLLQARLALAQALAALVEQAEKPLIRERINSIRSEVVSGTPLSQALAQYPKAFPEMYVATVAAGENTGDLGGVLSKLADALEARQALQQKVSAAFIYPAIVTVVALMVVIGLLTYVVPQVVSVFESNNQALPTLTVVMIALSDLLRDWGWLMALALAMAIYLFRNALKNKAFKLKFDEFVLTIPVVGPFIRAVNTARLASTLSILVGSGVPILKALAAANRTLGNSALQLAMVDVQERVKEGSGLSKAMGKSGLFPPVLTHLVASGEATGQLAAMLERASDSQRTEVERKAMWLTSLMEPILILVMGLIVLLIVLAVMMPIIEVNQLIQ
- a CDS encoding response regulator; protein product: MNIQSRTEVGQNTIRVMLVDDDDRIQQALRQAIETHPELNLVGQAYTLKDALAVVGELQPEVVLVDLGLPDGSGLELIAHIHQHMPGCESMVLTVFGDESHVISSIEAGATGYLTKDTRTADILDRLKQLRAGGSPISPVIARRLLNRFRGVPTPDQLPTSKTSANQEFTPLSEREQQVLEMVAKGFMQAEIADILGVSINTISTYIKRIYKKLAVNSRTSAVHRANALGLINLKDC
- a CDS encoding sensor histidine kinase, with the protein product MPGAQLKPASSWVQRLGLFYVLAVCIALSGAALLFYEIAKATPSDPGAIELGMARFAAHTDYQTEPPAHLATATVVLLPHRIDNKLRGPGGFYWYEMDFTVLPESRIEALYIPRFAMNAEVYLNGERIGYFGPMTGAYAERNWNRPQILNLSARVLQPGKNTLAIQVRAFPDYLAGLSSIWLGSDENLREAYRSRYEVQVTSVYLSTAFVLGAGIVLTILIGMGKTRSGLLMLLAATCFLWGIRNLAFLTTVPPVEHGLWIQITQGGLLVFASVIVLLILLYCRVPKHRLEWKIWGAYTASFPVLLMINENWALRLVGYYGILGLCMYSWNVLQLMRYGNSKQSLAPHAFGFGLLCYMALSVSDLLFLAGILPFDGYFLNQYMGIAMFLAMSYFLIDRYSGLLAESDRFNETLQNRLLEREAELAAQYQRLQKIDEDKVKMAERQRLMADMHDGLGAHLVAAIHHLQSSNFNRKNTLNLLESGLRDLQLTIDSLEPIEQDLTTLLGAFRYRIADNMRSAGIRLHWVIDEDIPPIPYLDARNCLHVLRIVQEIFTNILKHANASEVSLHVSRGPKYVGVHIQDNGVGFVLERSQHGRGLKNLKQRASALGGSIDIHAEAGQGTRFLLKLPLDT
- a CDS encoding response regulator, coding for MNARDLDHIEAKPVGVILVEDEPATQDHLTRVIDSSPHLTLLGVASTVQDAYSLLFMTNPKVALIDLGLPDSSGIEVIEWLSKHKPETECLVITAFGDEDHVVRSLEAGASGYLLKDYSNEELIEHILEVANGGSPISPLIARQLLSKMQMPRALDADCAQSKADQDESQKACSITDRELKVIQQVARGFTAQEIAAQMGISTHTVATHVKRIYKKLHVHSRSEAVYEATLLGLLDL
- a CDS encoding sensor histidine kinase, whose translation is MSLTPADRLFIGRFLLLFVATLVVALLGTFKAPLPALGDKNSHQQAYLFQQAKVLFSNDPTLSAGDVLSLNAKKTVVLPDSWDTTQPSFEGQGWYQIDFRLDPDKPVPNAVFVPRAIMNAHAYLNGHWIGGLGTLEGDITRHWNYPYLFQFSPDLLAPGNNTLLIQVAGYKNYRSGLGRVWLGPNSVLEPMYESSYRWQVTGSMLATLVAFASGVLLLLFARVFREQEGFFFFSLAVIIFAIRNTGYFMDWIPLPHAQWGQLVHSLHAWFACLYGLFLIRYMNLGWTWIPRGLVAYAIAVSLITLTAGSEQILNFTFWLLLPVIPVVFVLNVLLLSHSWRTRNFEGAILGCSSLLFVLLSIRDLATMLNLLPIESILLSQYTGILLFVSACWVIFRRYRALLQELKTSNDSLNSELAIREQQLFRQFNLLRKIEQQRAQDDERRRIMQDIHDGVGSSLVSALNLSETKPLSQDEMRDVLQECLDDLRMAIDSLDPQSDDLLALLGNFRWRYERRLKASGVTLLWSVADIPKLEGYSSRDLFDLLRIVQEIFANSLKHAKASKIELSVRWDEANDKVLLNISDNGVGMPQNTLGRGRGLAHMKIRAKAIRIELYTGRNSQEQGVAVFMAIPRMRRK